In the genome of Qipengyuania seohaensis, one region contains:
- the ribA gene encoding GTP cyclohydrolase II, whose amino-acid sequence MGKAFRPRAAGDGVFSLNEASPSRRAAQAVDALRHGWPLAIAGAPLLQPVETAFAEVTAGEMLISATRAVTLKLANQREAAAPRQPVLLRGAETFDLPAALAIADPALDLTKPMKGPFKALTLEWEGQAAAALELARIAGILPAFLVAPEGAGEAVHLEASDLDAFSQADTLRIASRASLPVDAAPDARIVAFRHPDDTREHVALVIGKERSDKPPLVRLHSECLTGDVLGSLKCDCGPQLDAALHAMANEAEEGGWGVLLYMRQEGRGIGLINKLRAYRLQDQGFDTVDANTRLGLPDEARDFPTAARMLDLLGVRSIRLMTNNPAKVDALAAHGVQIDERVPHALPDNPHNARYLATKRDRAGHLLP is encoded by the coding sequence CTGGGAAAAGCCTTCAGACCACGTGCCGCTGGTGACGGAGTTTTCTCTCTGAACGAGGCATCGCCTTCACGCCGGGCGGCGCAGGCCGTCGATGCGCTGAGGCACGGCTGGCCGCTGGCGATTGCCGGTGCGCCGCTGTTGCAACCGGTCGAGACGGCGTTCGCCGAAGTGACGGCAGGCGAAATGCTGATTTCGGCAACCCGCGCGGTCACATTGAAACTGGCCAACCAGCGCGAAGCGGCGGCACCGCGCCAGCCGGTCCTGCTTCGCGGGGCGGAGACATTCGACCTGCCTGCCGCCTTGGCGATTGCCGATCCGGCGCTGGATTTGACCAAGCCGATGAAGGGTCCGTTCAAGGCGCTGACGCTGGAGTGGGAAGGGCAGGCGGCAGCTGCCCTGGAACTGGCGCGCATCGCCGGGATATTGCCCGCGTTTCTCGTCGCTCCGGAAGGTGCGGGGGAGGCTGTGCACCTCGAAGCGTCGGACTTGGATGCTTTTTCGCAAGCCGACACCTTGCGCATAGCATCGCGGGCCTCCCTGCCGGTGGATGCAGCGCCCGATGCGCGGATCGTGGCTTTCCGCCACCCCGACGATACGCGCGAGCATGTGGCGCTGGTGATCGGCAAGGAACGCTCGGACAAGCCGCCGCTGGTGCGCCTCCATTCCGAATGCCTTACCGGCGACGTTCTCGGCAGCCTCAAATGCGATTGTGGCCCACAGCTCGACGCGGCCCTCCATGCGATGGCGAATGAGGCCGAAGAGGGCGGTTGGGGTGTGCTGCTCTACATGCGGCAGGAGGGACGCGGCATCGGCCTCATCAACAAGCTGCGTGCCTATCGCTTGCAGGACCAGGGTTTCGACACGGTCGATGCGAACACGCGGCTGGGCCTGCCGGACGAAGCACGTGACTTTCCCACTGCGGCAAGGATGCTCGACCTCCTCGGTGTGCGCAGTATCCGCCTGATGACGAACAATCCGGCCAAGGTCGACGCACTGGCCGCGCACGGCGTACAAATCGACGAGCGTGTCCCGCACGCCCTGCCGGACAATCCCCACAACGCCCGTTATCTTGCCACGAAGCGGGATCGTGCGGGGCACCTGCTTCCATGA